Genomic segment of Paenalkalicoccus suaedae:
AGAGGACGGATCATATTCGATATGGGCAGACTCCATCGTCAAGTTTACATTTGCTACTTGAATGTCGGGGTGTTTATTTAAAACCTTTTCTATTCGAGCGGAGCAAGCGGCACACGTCATGCCTTCTATCGAAAAGTCCATACTCTCTTGATTACTGGGCGATTGTGTAGACATATGGCTCCCCTCCTTACTTTGCGTATTGATGAATAATTGTCATGAGTTCTTCTACCACTTTTTCGTCATTTCCTTTCTCCATAGCATGCATCATGCAGCCTTTCGTATGCTCTTCGACTACTTCAAGTCCTACTTTTTTTAGCCCTGCTTCTGCAGCACGGAGCTGAACAAGGACGTCCATACAGTAGCGATCATCTATCACCATTTGCTGAATGCCTCGTATTTGCCCTTCGACTCGCTTTAAGCGTCTTAGTAAGGCTGCTTTCTCTTCTTCTGAACGCGGATGCACTTTATGTTCGGTATCTTTCATACGTATCACCTCTTGTTACTACCATACCCCCGTATGGTATAAATATCAACCTATTTGTTTTAAAAAAGCCCTAAAAGCTAGGTAGCATTTAGGGCTCTTTATTTACATCGATGTCTCTGCTAATGACTCCTTGCCTTTTTGTAACCGGTACATTTTTTCATACAGGCCTTGCTTTCGTAATAAGGACTCATGCGTTCCTTCTTCGGCAATTTTTCCTTTGTGAAGCACGATAATATGATTTGCATGCTTAATAGTCGAGAGACGATGAGCAATGGCGATCGTCGTACGACCTGCTGCCATGCGTGTAAGTGCCAGCTGAATATCCTGCTCTGTTTCGGTATCAATCGATGCAGTTGCCTCATCTAAAATAAGGATTCGTGGATCTCTTACTACCGTTCTAGCAAAGGAGATAAGCTGTCTTTCTCCTGAAGATAGCGTGGAACCGCGCTCTAATACTGGCTCTTTATAGCCATTATCTAACTTTCCAATAAACGTAGATGCTCGCACAAATTCTGCAGCGTGCCTCACGTCTTCATCCGTAAGTTGCTCATCATAAAGTCTAATGTTAGACGCTATATCTCCAACAAATAAGAACGGATCCTGCAACACTAAACCAAGCTTTTTACGAAGCTCCGCGTCCGAATAGGAAGCGAGAGGGTGCCCGTCAATCATTATATTTCCCTCTTTATGAGGATAAAAACGCATGAGCGCATTAATAATCGAGCTTTTTCCACTCCCTGTGTGACCAACAATAGCAAGCGTTTCTCCTTGATTCACCTTAAAAGATACGTTGGAGAGAATCGGCTCCACACCATCATACGAAAAGCTGACGTTACGAAACTCAATATCTCCACGCGTAATCTCTTGAGCCTGTTGCTCACTCTGCTTCGGTGCAGGCTCATCGTGGTCCATCAGTCTAAATACACGCCCCGCTGATATCATGGCCTGCTGAAACATGGAAAGACGTTGCATCATTTGATTGACTGGCTCAAAGAATCGGTCTAAATAGTTTACAAATGCGTAAATGACACCAATTTCAACTGGTCCAGTAAATGATGCGATTCCAAAATAGCTCAGTACAATGACGAGCGCGATAATCGAAATGAGATCAATCGCTGGTCTAAGTAAGAGACCATCTAGTTGCATACTCTTAAACCAAGCTTTATTGTGCTGTTGGTTAATGTCTTTAAATTCCTCGTTCATTCGTTTTTCTTGCCTAAACATTTGGACGATAGACATGCCTTGAATCGTCTCGTTGACTCGCGCGTTTAGCTGAGATAATCGTTCGCTCATATTAGCGTAGTAAACGGAGCTATATTTACGATAAAGTTGCATGACGAGTAAGATTATCGGTAAGATGAATAAGCAAAATAGTGCTAGTTGCGCGTTTAAATAAAACATCGCGATAAAGATACCAATTAAGAAAACAATATTTTGGATAAAGGTTGCGAGTACGGTGACGTAAAGCTCTTTAATTTGCTCCGTGTCGTTTGTAATTCGCGAAATTAAGCCGCCCGTCGGAAAGCGATCAAAAAACGATAGTCCTAGTTTCTCTACTTGAGTAAAAACGTCCACTCGTACTTGTTGAATAATAGCGAGTGCGATTTTTTGAAATAAATAAAGCTGAATATAGTTAACCCCGGCCGACCCTATGTGAAGAAATAAATACAGTCCACCTAGAATCGCAAGAGGCGTCACGTCTAAATTTTGCACGGTTAAGTAATCATCAATAAAAATCTGCACAAGAATTGGCCCGATTAACTGGCCGGATGTACCTGCGATTAATAAGAGCATCGCAATAGTGAGTAGCTTCCAGTGCGCCTTTGCGTATCCCATTAATCGCTTAAATACCTGCTTTTGTGGGAGTGGTTTAGCTAAATAGTCATGATCCTTCATCACGCATCGCCCCCTCTCATCACAGCCGATTCTAGTTGCTGGGACTGATACATAGCTCTATACCATGTGTCCTTCTGCATGAGCTCCTCATGAGTCCCTTCTTCTGACACCGCACCATCATGTAAGACAAGAATAAGATCCGCGTGCTCGATCGCACTCAAACGGTGTGTCGTGATAATCGTTGTTTTGCCTGACCTTAGTCCCCTTAGTTCAGAAAGGATGGCTTCCTCCGTTTTAGCATCTACAGCTGATAACGAATCATCCAGAATTAAGATAGAAGGATCGCTTAGCAGGGCTCGTGCTATTGATAATCGTTGTTTTTGTCCTCCTGATAGCGTTACGCCACGCTCTCCAACAATCGTCTCATAGCCGTCCTTAAACGTCGCGATATCCTCATGGATCCGCGCGCTCTTCGCTGCTCGGATGATTTCTTCATAGCTTGCATCAGGCTTTGCAAAGGCGATATTATCAGCAATCGTAGCAGAAAATAAAAAGTGATCCTGTGGCACATAGGCAATAGACTGCCTTAAACGATCTAGCGAATAGTTTTTAATCGATTCGCCCCCTATAAACACATCTCCTACTGTAATATCAAAATCACGCATTAAAGACTTAATTAAGATTGATTTACCAGACCCTGTTTTACCAGCGAGACCAAGTGTTTGACCTTCTTTGACGTGAGCATGAATGTTTTTAAGTAACTCGCTTCCTCCGTACGTTAGGTGGTCAATACGGAAGGTAAGATCAAAACGTTCCATAGAGGTAACTGCGTAAGTCGATTCCGTTATCTCATTCTTTTCCTCAAAAAGAAGTCGAATGCGATCATAGGAAGCCCGACCGCGCTCCACGATATTAAATAGCCATCCAAAGGCTAGCATTGGCCAAATAAGTAGACCTAAATAGACGGTAAAGCTCGTTAGCTGTCCGATTGTGAGGGCTCCATTAATCACGTAACCCGCGCCAAACACGATCGAGAGGAAGAAAGAAATACCAACGATGAGTGAGATGGTCGGATCAAACAGCGCATCTACTTTGGCAACACGCATGTTTTTGGCAACGACATCCTCTGATTGCTCCTTGAACGCCTCAATCTCCTTCTCTTCATAACCAAATGCCTTAACGACTCGAATACCTGACATACTCTCTTGTACTTTGTCATTTAGAGAGGAGAAAGCGGCTTGTGCAACACCAAACCGTTTGTGAAGCATGGATCCATATTTACTCGTAGCAAATGCCATAATCGGCATCGGAATGAGTGCAATGAGCGTGAGTTCCCAACTGATCGTTGCAGCCATCGTAATTATAACGAGTCCACCCATCGTGAGGGAGTCAACTAAGGTTAGTACTCCAGCTCCAGCTGTTTGCTCCACAGCACGAATATCGTTCGTAGCGTGGGCCATTAAATCCCCAGTGCGTCTTCGTTGGAAAAAGGACGAAGGCATGGATGTGAAGTGATGATATAAATTATTACGTAGAAGCCTTGCAAGCTTTATCGATGAACCAAAAATTAAAATTCGCCATATGTAACGAAGAACGTACGAGGCAATCCCGATAAAGAGTAGAATGCCCATAAACCGCATGAGCATGGATTCGGTTAACGTATTTGTTGCGATAGCATCAATAATAATACCGATTATGTACGGTGGCACAAGTGTAAGGAGCGAGACGAGAAAAAGAATCCCGACACCGCCCCCATAGCTCCACTTTTCTTGTTTAAAATACCAAAATAAATCTTTAAATACTTTCAGCTTCCTCTACCCCTTTATAAATGCGTGATAGGCTTCATCAATTTCTTTTTTTAACGCAGGTAAGATTTCTTCCTCTTTATGAGCGACAAAAGAAAGATCTTTCTTTTTCTCCATGTCTACATAGCGGTGCTGCTTATACGTATACATCGGATCATAGTAGTCTTCTAGGAGAATACGTGTTAACGTCGCATAATCCTTTTGTTCAAGCGCATGCTGAGCTTCCTGTTTCACATCATCTGCTAAACGCTTTGTAATTTTTGAGAGCGCCTCTGCTACACTATCATGGTGCACCTCGGGCTGATACTCCTCGACCAAATAAGAGACGCGTCTCTCTATTCGATCATCGATCTCAATAAACACACCGTTCTCTTTTACATCTTGCAACCACTCTGGGAGGACGACCTTTCCAATGCGCTTACTTTCTGCTTCAATTAAGACATACTCCTTGTTTTCAAGACGCTGAAGAGCTTGTACAAGCAAGAATTCAAACTCTTTTTGCGATCGTTGCTCAAGTCCGATGTGACCAAACACAGATCCACGGTGACCCGCTAATCCTTCTAAATCAAGCACTGGGTAGCCTTCACGCTCCAACTCGTGTAACCAAACCGTTTTTCTTGTACCCGTATTACCTCCGAGAACGATTGCCTGCATCGGTGTTTGTGCGAATCGGTCGAGTTCTTCTCGGATATAGCTTCGAACGCTTCGCATACCCCCGATAAGCTTTTTGGCAGGTAAATCTAGTGCACTCATCATTGACACGAAGGATCCGCTTCGCATACCGCCTCTCGCACATGTCACCACAATATCTTTATCTCGAGCTCCGTCATGGATCTCTAGCCACTGCTCATAAAAGGTCGGCAGCTTTTGAGAAAAAATTCGCATACCCTCGCGCTTCGCCTCTTCAGGACTAACTTGCTTATACATGGTCCCAATCATTTTTCGTTCCTCATCATCAAATAGCGGAATATTCACGCTACCGGGAAGATGAAACTCCGCAAATTCAGATGGAGAGCGAACATCAATCACAATCGCCTCATCTTTTACAAGATCAGGCAAACTAATCTGTGGCATTCCATTATCCAATCTATTCACCTCTATCTACCTAATAGTACCCTTCTCTAGTATACAGGAATTGTCTTTTAAGCAAATGAGAAAAGCTATACGTTTAATGAATTTGTTTGAATGAAGCTTCACTGAAAGCTATGGAGAACACAAAAACCACCTCTCTGCTTGTGGCAAAAAAGTGGTTCTCATAACTATTAACAAACGATAGCTCTATCTTTATATGCGTGAGGACGCTTACTTATCTTGCTGTCCCTGCATTGCTTTCATCATTTGATTAATTTTCTTTTGTGATGGGTTCATACCCATTTGCATCATCATTACGCGTAACATTTTTTCGTTAATAGGCGGATTCTTTTTCATGTAATTCATCATGTACTTTCGAGCAATGAAAAACCCGAGAGCGATTCCGGCTAATAAAGCGACGACGATAAGTAGTATAGCTAGCCATAAATGCATCGCCTTGACCCTCCTTTTTATGTAACTTGCACCCCTACAATTATACACGAAGGTGACCAAGCTGAAAAGGTCGGGATAAAAATATTATATGACTTTCTGTTTGACCACTTCTCGGGAGACCCAGCCGTACCTTCCCTGTCCAAACTCAATCGCTAAAAACGTTTGCTCGAAGCTCGCTAGTAGATCAAAAATATGTAGTTCATGATCTAACGAGCCTGTTGCTTGTACCTTCATCGAATCCGGTCCAACATAAACAGTTACTTCCCCGTGTGTAAACGAGAGACGGTGTAAGAATGCGTGATGTGAATAGCCTTCTTTAGTTACTAAGTGAGAATATAAGTATTCATCCAATGCTTGCTGATCAAACGGTTTTCGAATGTATTCTATTTGTTTCGTCGTAATTAGTTTTAACGTCCCGTGCGCTAATCGATTTTCACAAAAGAGCTGATAAAGCTTGTTTTCCATTCGGTAGTAACGTTTTGCGACACTTGCAGAAAGCAACGAAATCTCATACTCTCGCATTCCCATCCCCCTTACTCTCATTCTCTCTGTCTCTATATTATACAGTATATTCAGAAAAATATTGTCAAAATTTGTGTAGATCCTCTTCGATTCTAGAAAAACATTTCGACGAATTTTGCCAGAGGAAGCGAGTTTCTGGTGAGATCTTGATAAGGATGTGATGCTTGGATGAGCCTGATTTTAATTAATATAAGGCTTGTTTAGATCAATGTATTAGTAGAAAAGTTGATAGGGTGGGATGTTTTTGCGTGGTGGAGCCTTCTTTTACCTCGTATCTTCATCAGCATGTGCATTTCTGCGGTTAGGTTGCGTGGTTTTTTATCTTGCGCAGTTCTGGTCTCAACTTGCGCGGTTTTCGTTAACTTACGCAGTTGGTCCTTACTTTCGCGCGGTTAACCCTAAATTTCACGCAATTCCTCTTTGAACTTGCGCAATTCTGGCCTTAACTTGCGCGATTTTCGTTAACTTACGCAATCAGGTCTTATTTTCACGCAGTTGAACCTGATTTTTACGCAGTTCCTCTTTAGATTTGCGCAATTCTGGCCTCAACTTGCGCGGTTTACTTTAACTTACGCAATCGGACCTTACTTTCACGCGGTTGACCCTAAATTCCACGCAGTATCTCTTTAAACGTGCGCAATTTGGGCCTTAACTTGCGCGATTTTCGTTAACTTACGCAATCAGGTCTTATTTTCACGCAGTTTAACCTGATTTTCACGCAGTTCCTCTTTGAACTTGCGCAATTCTGGCCTCAACTTGCGCGGTTTTCGTTAACTTACGCAATCAGGTCTTATTTTCACGCAGTTGAACCTGATTTTTACGCAGTTCCTCTTTAGATTTGCGCAATTCTGGCCTCAACTTGCGCGGTTTTCGTTAACTTACGCAGTTGGTCCTTACTTTCACGCGATTGAACCTGTTTTTCACGCAGTTCCCCTTCAAACATACGCATTCAAGTACTTAACTTGCGCGATTTTTTACTTACAAAGCAGTCAAACACATATAAGTACTATCCCTCCCACAACATAAAAAGCTGGGACAAAATAATTGCTTTTGTCCCAGCTCCTATTACACTATTTTACTTTTGGAGTAACTGCTTGAACTGGCTTACCACGTTCTCTACTGTAAAGCCATATTCCTCCATGATCTTTTCACCAGGAGCAGAAGCACCGAATGTATCGATACCTAAAACGGATCCTTCGTCTCCAACGTATTTATGCCAGCCCAAAGTAGCGCCAACTTCAATACCAAGACGAGCTTTCACGTTCTTAGGAATAACGCTTTCTTTGTATGCAGCAGATTGCTTCTCGAAGCGATCCCAGCTTGGCATACTTACAACAGACACGTGAATGCCTTCTTTTTCAAGAGCTTGTTGTGCGTCAACTGCTAAAGATACTTCAGAACCAGAAGCAAGTAGTAGACCATCTACTTCTGATTGAGTAGCTGCAGAAACGACGTAAGCACCTTGCTTCACACCCTCGTAGCCATTCTCCGCTGTTGTTTCTAGAGTAGGGAGATTTTGACGAGTTAATACAAGTGCTGTAGGCTGATCCTTCGTCTCAAGCGCTAGCTTCCACGCTGCAGCTGTTTCGTTGCCATCAGCTGGACGAATGACAGACATGTTAGGAATCGCACGAATCGCCGCTAATTGCTCAACTGGCTCGTGAGTTGGGCCATCTTCACCAACTGCGATGCTATCATGAGTGAACACATACGTCACAGGGATACCCATTAGAGCGGATAGTCGCATAGCTGGACGTAGGTAGTCAGAGAATACAAAGAATGTTGCTACATAAGGCTTCACGCCGCCGTGAAGGGCCATACCGTTACCTGCAGCAGCCATTGCGAATTCACGCACGCCAAACCAGATATTGCGTCCTGCATAATTATCACGGGAGAAGTTCTCTTCGCCTTTTAAGTTTGTTTTATTCGATGACGCAAGGTCAGCAGATCCACCAAATACGCTTGGCACTTGCTTCGCTAATGCGTTTAATACTTCTCCACCTGAAGCGCGGGATGCTAATGAGCTTCCTGCTTCGTAAACTGGTACTTCAGAATCGTAGCCCTCAGGAAGATCACCTTTAATTGCTGTCTCAAGCTGAGCCGCAAGCTCTGGGTAAGCAGCCTTGTATGCTTCAAATGCTTGATTCCAAGCTTGCTCCTTGTTAGCGCCTTCTTCTGCAAGCTCTTTATAGTGAGCACGTACCTCATCTGATACGTAAAAATCTTCTTCATATACCCACTTATACGCTTCTTTTGTAAGTAGCGTTTCTTCTTTCCCTAGTGGTGCACCGTGTGAAGCTGACTTACCACTTCTGTTAGGAGAACCGTAACCAATAACTGTTTTTACTTCAATTAATGTTGGACGGTCATCTGTTTTAGCATCTGCAATCGCTTTATTAATCGCGTCTAAGTCGTTGCCGTCTTCTACACGAATAACCTGCCAGCCGTATGCTTCAAAACGCTTTTCTACGCTTTCAGAAAACGATTCGTGAAGGTCTCCATCAAGAGAGATATCATTTGAATCATAAAGTACAACTAGCTTTCCTAACTTTAAATGACCTGCTAGTGATGCCGCTTCTGCAGATACACCTTCCATTAGATCGCCATCTCCACAAATGCTGTATGTGTAATGGTCAATAATGTCGTGATCCTCACGGTTATATGTAGCAGCTAAATGACGCTCCGCCATCGCAAAACCAACTGACATCGCTACACCTTGCCCAAGTGGTCCTGTTGTAGCTTCTACTCCAGGAGTATGACCAAACTCAGGGTGACCAGGAGTCTTACTGCCCCACTGTCTAAAGTTTTTTAGGTCGTCAAGAGATAGGTCATAGCCATGCAGGTGTAAAAGGCTATATAAAAGCATGGATCCGTGACCAGCTGAGAGAATGAATCGGTCTCTGTTAAACCACTCTGGATTATGTGGATTATGATTCATGTGGTCAGCGAATAATTTATACGCCATAGGTGCAGCACCCATCGGCATTCCCGGATGTCCGGAGTTCGCTTTATCAATTGCATCGATAGATAGTGTTCGAATTGTACTAATTGCCTGTTGATCAATCGCATTTGTCATACAATAAAAACCTCTTTTCTTCTAAGTAGTATTCACAACGCCTAGTACAATGATATACCTTCTCTTTTCGTTAGACAACCTTAGGCGCTAAATTATCGTAATTCAAGTAAAAGAAGCAATCAAACTGGTATTCTATAGGCTTTTTAAGGAAAATGATGGGGAATTTTGTGCTGAAGGTAGGTTCATATATTTAATTGAGATAAATTCTACATACAAAAAAGGACACTATCTTTAGACAGTGTCCGTGCACCTTAGTGCATCAAGCGAGAATTTTTCTCTTCTTTTAACTTAGATGGTGTGACATCGTTCCCATCTTCATCCACCACTTTCACAGAAGAAAGCTGGTTGCGGAAAGAACTACGTACATTTTTTAAATATTCTTGGCGAAGCTCTTTTTGTTCCTTCTGTTCTTTTAACGACAAGCCTTCCGACTTTGCTTTGTTTGCAAGCGCATTGATGCGCGCTAATTTATCTTGACTAATCACAATGAATTCCTCCAGTAAAGAATATGCTTTGTCAATGATAGTAAAAATATCGCCCAGTTGCAAGTATCTAGGCTTGTCCTTCTAAATCGTCTTGATATTCTTGATAACGGCGATGCACAGTAGCTTTTGAAGCCTGAAAGCCTAACCCGCGAAGCATTGCTGCAATTTCATGGAAAGTCATGCCATTTTGCCTTAAACGAACGATTTCTTCAAGGGGGACTTCATTTCTCTTTCTGCCACCATCATTCGATCCAGTACGCTTTAAGTTTTTAGCTGGGTTATACCCCTTTGCTACGGCCTTCTTCATTCCTCGTCTAATCTTTGCATTTTGTAATTTCCGCTGATATTCTTCTACAATTGCCACAATATCAAGCACCATCGAATCCGTCTCGGATAGCTGTAGTTCACCTGAATCCTGCAAAGAATAAAT
This window contains:
- a CDS encoding metal-sensitive transcriptional regulator, producing MKDTEHKVHPRSEEEKAALLRRLKRVEGQIRGIQQMVIDDRYCMDVLVQLRAAEAGLKKVGLEVVEEHTKGCMMHAMEKGNDEKVVEELMTIIHQYAK
- a CDS encoding ABC transporter ATP-binding protein codes for the protein MKDHDYLAKPLPQKQVFKRLMGYAKAHWKLLTIAMLLLIAGTSGQLIGPILVQIFIDDYLTVQNLDVTPLAILGGLYLFLHIGSAGVNYIQLYLFQKIALAIIQQVRVDVFTQVEKLGLSFFDRFPTGGLISRITNDTEQIKELYVTVLATFIQNIVFLIGIFIAMFYLNAQLALFCLFILPIILLVMQLYRKYSSVYYANMSERLSQLNARVNETIQGMSIVQMFRQEKRMNEEFKDINQQHNKAWFKSMQLDGLLLRPAIDLISIIALVIVLSYFGIASFTGPVEIGVIYAFVNYLDRFFEPVNQMMQRLSMFQQAMISAGRVFRLMDHDEPAPKQSEQQAQEITRGDIEFRNVSFSYDGVEPILSNVSFKVNQGETLAIVGHTGSGKSSIINALMRFYPHKEGNIMIDGHPLASYSDAELRKKLGLVLQDPFLFVGDIASNIRLYDEQLTDEDVRHAAEFVRASTFIGKLDNGYKEPVLERGSTLSSGERQLISFARTVVRDPRILILDEATASIDTETEQDIQLALTRMAAGRTTIAIAHRLSTIKHANHIIVLHKGKIAEEGTHESLLRKQGLYEKMYRLQKGKESLAETSM
- a CDS encoding ABC transporter transmembrane domain-containing protein gives rise to the protein MKVFKDLFWYFKQEKWSYGGGVGILFLVSLLTLVPPYIIGIIIDAIATNTLTESMLMRFMGILLFIGIASYVLRYIWRILIFGSSIKLARLLRNNLYHHFTSMPSSFFQRRRTGDLMAHATNDIRAVEQTAGAGVLTLVDSLTMGGLVIITMAATISWELTLIALIPMPIMAFATSKYGSMLHKRFGVAQAAFSSLNDKVQESMSGIRVVKAFGYEEKEIEAFKEQSEDVVAKNMRVAKVDALFDPTISLIVGISFFLSIVFGAGYVINGALTIGQLTSFTVYLGLLIWPMLAFGWLFNIVERGRASYDRIRLLFEEKNEITESTYAVTSMERFDLTFRIDHLTYGGSELLKNIHAHVKEGQTLGLAGKTGSGKSILIKSLMRDFDITVGDVFIGGESIKNYSLDRLRQSIAYVPQDHFLFSATIADNIAFAKPDASYEEIIRAAKSARIHEDIATFKDGYETIVGERGVTLSGGQKQRLSIARALLSDPSILILDDSLSAVDAKTEEAILSELRGLRSGKTTIITTHRLSAIEHADLILVLHDGAVSEEGTHEELMQKDTWYRAMYQSQQLESAVMRGGDA
- the mnmH gene encoding tRNA 2-selenouridine(34) synthase MnmH, translating into MDNGMPQISLPDLVKDEAIVIDVRSPSEFAEFHLPGSVNIPLFDDEERKMIGTMYKQVSPEEAKREGMRIFSQKLPTFYEQWLEIHDGARDKDIVVTCARGGMRSGSFVSMMSALDLPAKKLIGGMRSVRSYIREELDRFAQTPMQAIVLGGNTGTRKTVWLHELEREGYPVLDLEGLAGHRGSVFGHIGLEQRSQKEFEFLLVQALQRLENKEYVLIEAESKRIGKVVLPEWLQDVKENGVFIEIDDRIERRVSYLVEEYQPEVHHDSVAEALSKITKRLADDVKQEAQHALEQKDYATLTRILLEDYYDPMYTYKQHRYVDMEKKKDLSFVAHKEEEILPALKKEIDEAYHAFIKG
- a CDS encoding YneF family protein, translated to MHLWLAILLIVVALLAGIALGFFIARKYMMNYMKKNPPINEKMLRVMMMQMGMNPSQKKINQMMKAMQGQQDK
- the sirA gene encoding sporulation inhibitor of replication protein SirA gives rise to the protein MREYEISLLSASVAKRYYRMENKLYQLFCENRLAHGTLKLITTKQIEYIRKPFDQQALDEYLYSHLVTKEGYSHHAFLHRLSFTHGEVTVYVGPDSMKVQATGSLDHELHIFDLLASFEQTFLAIEFGQGRYGWVSREVVKQKVI
- the tkt gene encoding transketolase, with the translated sequence MTNAIDQQAISTIRTLSIDAIDKANSGHPGMPMGAAPMAYKLFADHMNHNPHNPEWFNRDRFILSAGHGSMLLYSLLHLHGYDLSLDDLKNFRQWGSKTPGHPEFGHTPGVEATTGPLGQGVAMSVGFAMAERHLAATYNREDHDIIDHYTYSICGDGDLMEGVSAEAASLAGHLKLGKLVVLYDSNDISLDGDLHESFSESVEKRFEAYGWQVIRVEDGNDLDAINKAIADAKTDDRPTLIEVKTVIGYGSPNRSGKSASHGAPLGKEETLLTKEAYKWVYEEDFYVSDEVRAHYKELAEEGANKEQAWNQAFEAYKAAYPELAAQLETAIKGDLPEGYDSEVPVYEAGSSLASRASGGEVLNALAKQVPSVFGGSADLASSNKTNLKGEENFSRDNYAGRNIWFGVREFAMAAAGNGMALHGGVKPYVATFFVFSDYLRPAMRLSALMGIPVTYVFTHDSIAVGEDGPTHEPVEQLAAIRAIPNMSVIRPADGNETAAAWKLALETKDQPTALVLTRQNLPTLETTAENGYEGVKQGAYVVSAATQSEVDGLLLASGSEVSLAVDAQQALEKEGIHVSVVSMPSWDRFEKQSAAYKESVIPKNVKARLGIEVGATLGWHKYVGDEGSVLGIDTFGASAPGEKIMEEYGFTVENVVSQFKQLLQK
- a CDS encoding DUF896 domain-containing protein, whose product is MISQDKLARINALANKAKSEGLSLKEQKEQKELRQEYLKNVRSSFRNQLSSVKVVDEDGNDVTPSKLKEEKNSRLMH
- a CDS encoding YneB family resolvase-like protein, with product MIGIIYARVSTSKETQKSSLTRQVEELKAAASAWNIDIVEVIEESESGYESDRNGILQVLETVKSRQVDVILVQDETRLGRGNARIALIHEFKKLGCHIYSLQDSGELQLSETDSMVLDIVAIVEEYQRKLQNAKIRRGMKKAVAKGYNPAKNLKRTGSNDGGRKRNEVPLEEIVRLRQNGMTFHEIAAMLRGLGFQASKATVHRRYQEYQDDLEGQA